A genomic region of Chitinimonas arctica contains the following coding sequences:
- a CDS encoding UDP-glucose dehydrogenase family protein, giving the protein MKITVIGTGYVGLVSGACLAEMGNDVLCLDLDPAKIRILQDGGIPIHEPGLGPMVERNVAAGRLHFTTDIDEAVRFGTVQFIAVGTPPDEDGSADLKYVLAAARNIGSRMDEYKVVVDKSTVPVGTADKVRAVIAEALATRGVTLPFAVVSNPEFLKEGAAIEDFMKPDRIVIGADDEQAISVMRALYAPFQRNRDKLVVMDTRSAELTKYAANAMLATRISFMNELALLAEKLGADIELVRQGIGSDPRIGYHFLYAGCGYGGSCFPKDVKALIHSGAEVGQGLGVLQAVEAANERQKRVLVDKIVQRFGEDLRNHRFALWGLAFKPNTDDMRDAPSRVLIAELFKRGATVTAYDPVAADEARRLFGADERLAYADSPMDALAGADALVIATEWKEFRSPDFGRIKTLLKHPVIFDGRNLYEPSLLKAAGIQYSPIGRVTP; this is encoded by the coding sequence ATGAAAATCACCGTTATTGGAACCGGTTATGTCGGCCTGGTTTCGGGCGCCTGCCTGGCCGAAATGGGTAATGACGTGCTGTGCCTGGATCTGGATCCGGCCAAGATACGCATTCTGCAGGATGGCGGCATCCCCATTCACGAGCCGGGCCTCGGCCCAATGGTGGAGCGCAATGTGGCCGCGGGCCGCCTCCACTTCACGACAGACATCGACGAGGCGGTAAGGTTCGGCACCGTGCAATTTATTGCCGTGGGCACCCCGCCGGACGAAGACGGCTCGGCCGACCTGAAGTACGTGCTGGCGGCCGCGCGCAATATCGGCAGCCGGATGGACGAGTACAAGGTGGTTGTCGACAAGAGCACCGTCCCGGTCGGAACCGCCGATAAGGTCCGCGCGGTAATCGCCGAGGCCTTGGCCACCCGCGGCGTGACGCTGCCTTTCGCGGTGGTTTCCAATCCGGAATTCCTGAAGGAAGGCGCGGCCATCGAAGACTTCATGAAGCCGGACCGCATCGTGATCGGCGCCGACGACGAGCAGGCCATCAGCGTGATGCGCGCCTTGTATGCCCCCTTCCAGCGCAATCGCGACAAACTGGTGGTCATGGATACGCGCAGCGCCGAGCTGACCAAGTATGCGGCGAATGCCATGCTGGCCACGCGCATCTCCTTCATGAACGAACTGGCGCTATTGGCCGAGAAGCTGGGCGCCGACATCGAGCTGGTACGGCAAGGCATCGGTTCGGACCCGCGCATCGGCTATCACTTCCTCTATGCCGGTTGCGGCTATGGCGGTTCGTGCTTCCCCAAGGACGTCAAGGCACTGATACACAGCGGCGCGGAGGTCGGCCAGGGCCTGGGCGTGCTGCAAGCGGTCGAAGCCGCCAACGAACGGCAGAAGCGCGTCCTGGTGGACAAGATCGTGCAACGCTTCGGCGAGGACTTGCGCAATCACCGTTTCGCCCTCTGGGGCCTGGCATTCAAGCCCAATACCGACGATATGCGCGATGCGCCCAGCCGCGTCCTGATCGCCGAGCTGTTCAAGCGCGGTGCAACGGTCACCGCCTACGATCCGGTCGCTGCCGACGAAGCGCGTCGCCTGTTCGGCGCGGATGAGCGGCTAGCCTATGCCGACAGCCCGATGGACGCGCTGGCGGGTGCCGACGCGCTGGTGATCGCCACCGAGTGGAAGGAATTCCGCAGCCCGGATTTCGGCCGCATCAAGACACTGCTCAAGCACCCGGTCATTTTCGATGGCCGCAATCTTTATGAACCGTCGCTGCTTAAGGCAGCCGGCATCCAATATTCACCGATCGGTCGCGTCACACCATGA